The Henckelia pumila isolate YLH828 chromosome 2, ASM3356847v2, whole genome shotgun sequence genome includes a window with the following:
- the LOC140883778 gene encoding structure-specific endonuclease subunit slx1 yields MAARQVQVERLLSTTFKSVKPHQSTSISPKLKPKPKPLTLRWVVYLILSSESNPPLKTYVGVTNDFSRRLKQHNGELKGGAKASRAGRPWICACLIKGFRNKSTACKVESKWKSFSRKVTWKRRSESEERADDAKLFLLQRRNAALNQVKDSMDFSNLEIQWQLDLVPV; encoded by the exons ATGGCGGCGAGGCAGGTGCAGGTGGAGAGGCTACTCTCAACAACATTCAAATCCGTGAAACCTCATCAATCCACTTCAATTTCTCCAAAActaaaaccaaaaccaaaaccatTGACATTGAGATGGGTCGTATATCTCATCCTGTCCTCCGAATCCAATCCACCCCTCAAAACATACGTCGGCGTCACCAACGATTTTTCTCGCCG CTTGAAGCAACATAATGGTGAGCTAAAAGGTGGAGCAAAAGCATCCCGGGCTGGAAGGCCTTGGATTTGTGCATGTCTTATAAAAGGATTTCGGAATAAAAGCACAG CTTGTAAAGTTGAATCAAAGTGGAAAAGCTTTTCAAGAAAAGTCACATGGAAAAGAAGAAGCGAGAGCGAAGAGCGAGCAGATGATGCCAAACTCTTTTTATTGCAACGTAGAAATGCGGCCCTAAATCAAGTCAAGGATTCAATGGACTTTAGTAATCTGGAGATCCAGTGGCAACTGGATCTTGTTCCTGTATAA
- the LOC140880136 gene encoding pheophytinase, chloroplastic: MMEIVSCHTSQCHYIANFKGGILGFHSHRQANPIIREKGIFRVVLKSTCKSSKYPRMHNLKPKRIGQCWPSCSTKRHKLVNSVLSETNNSCVLAGDEGEIIVTGSGQSIPKVLIPSLPVNANGDKVSPISSCVWEWKPNLNVHYETSGSENVNSPPVLFLPGFGVGSFHYEKQLKDLGREYRACALDFLGQGKSLPLQDPTFRSSSGSKSELDRESNAWGFGDETETWAKDLVYSVDLWRDQVRYFVEEVIKEPVYVVGNSLGGFVALYFAASHPELVKGVTLLNATPFWGFLPNPARYPRFSRLFPWAGTFPLPSNVRKLLEIVWQKISDPKSIAEILKQVYADHLTNVDDVFSRIIQTTQHPAAAASFASIMFAPQAQLSFKETLARCRVENIPVCLMYGKEDPWVRPVWGLQVKRALPDAPYYEMSPAGHCPHDEVPEVVNYLLRGWIKNVESKGSAVLPLLDDSESAEYDNVTKDLEFSRGGSKKSVRVQFLGNTTFSFREWLNFHFKRRIP; encoded by the exons ATGATGGAAATTGTTTCTTGCCACACATCACAGTGCCATTACATTGCAAATTTCAAAGGTGGTATATTGGGCTTTCATTCACATCGCCAAGCGAATCCTATTATAAGAGAAAAAGGGATCTTTCGAGTTGTACTTAAATCAACATGCAAATCTTCAAAATATCCTCGCATGCATAATCTGAAACCAAAGAGAATTGGTCAGTGCTGGCCTTCTTGCTCCACGAAAAGGCATAAACTTGTTAATAGTGTCTTGAGTGAAACCAATAACTCTTGTGTGCTCGCTGGTGATGAGGGTGAAATTATTGTGACTGGTAGTGGCCAGTCGATACCAAAGGTCTTGATTCCTAGTTTGCCGGTTAATGCCAATGGCGATAAGGTCTCTCCCATTAGCAGCTGTGTCTGGGAATGGAAGCCGAATTTAAATGTTCATTATGAAACATCAGGGTCTGAGAATGTAAATTCACCACCTGTGCTTTTCCTTCCTGGCTTTGGTGTGGGCTCGTTTCACTATGAAAAGCAGCTTAAAGATCTTGGCCGTGAATATAGAGCATGTGCGCTAGATTTTCTGGGTCAGGGAAAATCTTTACCATTGCAAGATCCTACATTTAGGTCTAGTTCTGGAAGTAAATCTGAGTTAGATAGAGAAAGTAATGCTTGGGGTTTCGGAGATGAAACTGAAACCTGGGCAAAAGATCTAGTTTATTCCGTTGACTTGTGGAGAGACCAAGTTCGCTATTTTGTCGAAGAG GTGATTAAAGAACCTGTTTATGTCGTGGGAAATTCACTTGGAGGCTTCGTGGCACTCTATTTTGCAGCAAGCCACCCTGAACTGGTGAAAGGCGTGACCTTGCTGAATGCAACTCCTTTTTGGGGATTTCTCCCAAATCCTGCGAGATATCCAAGATTTTCGAGACTCTTTCCTTGGGCAGGAACTTTTCCTCTCCCTTCCAATGTCAGGAAGCTATTGGAAATTGT ATGGCAGAAAATTAGCGATCCAAAAAGTATCGCAGAAATATTGAAGCAAGTATATGCAGATCACTTGACAAACGTTGATGATGTGTTTTCTCGTATAATCCAAACGACACAGCATCCTGCTGCAGCTGCATCATTTGCCTCAATAATGTTTGCTCCTCAGGCACAGCTTTCTTTCAAAGAAACATTAGCGAG GTGTCGAGTTGAGAATATACCGGTTTGTCTGATGTATGGCAAGGAAGATCCTTGGGTGCGACCGGTGTGGGGTCTGCAGGTGAAACGGGCGTTGCCAGATGCTCCATATTACGAAATGAGTCCGGCTGGTCATTGTCCTCATGATGAAGTTCCGGAG GTGGTGAATTATCTTCTGCGTGGTTGGATAAAGAATGTGGAATCAAAAGGCAGCGCAGTGCTGCCTTTGCTTGATGATTCGGAGAGCGCCGAGTATGATAATGTGACTAAAGATTTGGAATTTAGCAGGGGCGGATCCAAGAAGTCGGTCCGAGTGCAATTTCTTGGCAACACCACTTTTTCTTTCCGGGAATGGCTCAACTTTCATTTCAAGCGAAGGATTCCGtga
- the LOC140883636 gene encoding uncharacterized protein — MTLYRGSRKRKSPLLGMVHGGEGDAMKFSDDEIAPENMDGVEDTLTSSKDLIFRDIGGKKIDITEAGNCDPTISSKNLRSVEGGSILSGIPLRVSSHEPRPGVIFVFEKASLVLAKVNKSYQIINPDEHAGFMKKHNLDRSDFRPVIIHEVLVRLLGSRLNLAGGIQAVYIRTIDGHLIKVEPSLCVPRTLKGFCAMMSQLFQKLSIKGSGRSKCRKLVQIIQNPVAIHLPVGSHKIGLSSTSSKAVNLWEHFDTIVDDRPLVFVIGAMAHGKIDSEYTDDFISVSGLPLSASICVRRICNALERQLRIE; from the exons atgacattgtaccgAGGTTCCAGAAAACGAAAATCACCGCTGTTGGGGATGGTACATGGAGGTGAAGGGGATGCTATGAAATTCTCAGATGATGAAATTGCACCAGAAAATATGGATGGAGTTGAGGACACACTAACATCATCGAAAGATTTAATCTTTAGAGATATTGGAGGCAAGAAAATAGACATCACAGAAGCGGGAAATTGTGATCCCACAATTTCATCTAAAAACTTGAGGTCTGTGGAGGGTGGCTCTATTCTTTCAGGTATTCCATTACGCGTGTCCTCCCATGAACCAAGACCGGGAGTTATCTTTGTTTTTGAGAAGGCTTCTTTGGTACTGGCTAAAGTTAACAAG AGCTATCAGATTATTAATCCAGATGAGCATGCTGGTTTTATGAAAAAGCATAACTTAGACAGAAGTGATTTTAGGCCTGTCATTATTCATGAG GTTCTCGTTCGTCTATTGGGAAGCCGTCTTAATTTGGCTGGAGGAATACAAGCTGTATATATTAGAACCATTGACGGGCATCTTATCAAAGTAGAACCATCTTTATGTGTTCCAAGAACATTGAAGGGATTTTGTGCCATGATGT CCCAGCTTTTTCAGAAATTGAGCATAAAAGGTTCAGGTAGGAGCAAGTGTCGAAAGCTAGTACAGATTATTCAAAACCCAGTTGCTATCCACCTTCCAGTTGGTTCACACAAAATAG GGCTTTCCTCAACTTCATCAAAAGCTGTGAACTTATGGGAGCATTTTGATACAATTGTCGATGACCGTCCTCTAGTTTTTgtg ATTGGTGCGATGGCTCATGGGAAGATAGATAGTGAATATACAGACGATTTTATCTCAG TATCTGGACTTCCTTTGAGTGCCAGTATTTGCGTGAGACGTATATGCAATGCACTAGAGAGGCAACTTAGGATCGAATGA